A portion of the endosymbiont of Galathealinum brachiosum genome contains these proteins:
- a CDS encoding tRNA dihydrouridine synthase DusB translates to MQLGPYTLSSPVFLAPMAGITDKPFRQLCRKMGAGLVVSEMVTSEPHLRNSHKTRLRMDHQGETGPVSVQIAGTDPAKMANAAQFNVEQGAHIIDINMGCPAKKVCNVAAGSALMKDEKRVADILQAVVNAVDVPVTLKIRTGWDHENKNAPTIARIAEDSGIQMLSMHGRTREDAYKGEAEYETITRVKQLIKIPLVANGDITSAQKARKVLELTDADAVMIGRGAQGNPWIFREINHYLKTGEILTSPDQQEIVQVIENHLTDLYNFYGEQRGAQIARKHISWYTQKCSFITAEQQNAFRKHINRYKEAPQQLSEVISFFNNFPNIKTINRPIAA, encoded by the coding sequence ATGCAACTCGGTCCTTACACTCTTTCATCCCCTGTTTTTCTCGCTCCTATGGCGGGCATTACTGATAAACCATTTCGACAGCTGTGTCGTAAGATGGGCGCTGGACTAGTTGTATCTGAAATGGTGACCTCTGAACCCCATTTGCGAAATAGCCATAAAACACGTTTGCGTATGGACCATCAGGGAGAAACAGGACCTGTAAGTGTACAAATTGCTGGTACTGATCCGGCTAAAATGGCCAATGCTGCACAGTTCAATGTTGAACAGGGTGCTCATATAATTGATATCAATATGGGCTGTCCCGCTAAAAAAGTTTGCAATGTAGCGGCAGGCTCCGCTTTAATGAAAGATGAAAAACGTGTGGCTGATATTTTACAGGCGGTGGTAAACGCTGTAGATGTGCCTGTGACTTTAAAAATACGCACTGGCTGGGATCATGAAAATAAAAATGCACCCACCATCGCACGTATTGCTGAAGACAGCGGTATTCAAATGTTAAGCATGCATGGCCGTACACGGGAAGATGCTTACAAAGGCGAAGCTGAATACGAGACCATCACTCGGGTTAAACAGCTTATAAAAATACCATTAGTCGCAAATGGTGATATTACATCTGCGCAAAAAGCCCGAAAGGTGCTGGAATTAACCGACGCTGATGCTGTTATGATTGGACGTGGTGCTCAGGGAAACCCCTGGATATTTCGTGAAATCAACCATTATTTAAAAACCGGGGAAATACTGACTTCGCCAGATCAGCAAGAGATCGTTCAGGTAATAGAAAATCATCTGACGGATCTTTATAATTTTTATGGCGAACAAAGGGGCGCACAAATTGCTCGCAAACATATCAGCTGGTATACACAAAAATGTTCATTCATTACTGCTGAGCAACAAAATGCATTTCGTAAACATATCAATCGTTATAAAGAAGCACCACAACAACTAAGTGAAGTTATTTCATTTTTTAATAACTTTCCTAATATAAAAACAATAAACAGGCCAATTGCAGCATGA
- a CDS encoding DNA-binding transcriptional regulator Fis, giving the protein MNNSNVINLHNSQNDKLNDDQNSGLNSIIRSSLKQFLDDLDGENPGNIYDLVMQQVEEPLLELIMQHVDGNQSKAAECLGINRGTLRKKLKSYKLIK; this is encoded by the coding sequence ATGAATAATAGCAATGTTATAAATTTACATAATTCCCAAAATGATAAACTAAATGATGATCAAAACTCAGGGCTAAACAGCATTATTCGTTCATCACTGAAGCAGTTTCTTGATGATCTGGACGGTGAAAATCCCGGCAACATCTATGATCTGGTAATGCAGCAGGTAGAAGAGCCTTTACTGGAACTCATTATGCAGCATGTGGATGGTAATCAGTCTAAAGCAGCAGAATGCCTGGGCATAAACCGTGGCACTCTGCGTAAAAAGCTTAAATCTTACAAACTAATCAAATAA
- the purH gene encoding bifunctional phosphoribosylaminoimidazolecarboxamide formyltransferase/inosine monophosphate cyclohydrolase (involved in de novo purine biosynthesis), whose amino-acid sequence MSNDTRPVKRALMSVSDKTGIVELSKALIDAGVEILSTGGTAKLLADNNLPVTEVSEHTGFPEMMDGRVKTLHPKIHGGILGRRGIDDEVMQANDIAPIDLVVVNLYPFEATVAKPDCSLEDAIENIDIGGPTMVRATAKNHAFVTIVVDPADYARVTNEIKAGGIDQATRFDLAVKAFEHTSNYDGAIANYLGTINADGSQSNFPRTINMQFDKVQEMRYGENPHQQAAFYKEANPAEVSVASATQVQGKELSYNNVADTDAALECVKSFPEPACVIVKHANPCGVAIADNAMDAYEGAYKTDPTSAFGGIIAFNRTLEEDVAAEIIKRQFVEVIIAPEVSDAAKTVLSEKKNVRVLECGQWDKQVPALDFKRINGGLLVQDRDLGMVGIDDLQVVTEKKPTEDQMRDLLFAWKVAKFVKSNAIVYVQNQMTIGVGAGQMSRVYSAKIAGIKASDENLQVEGSVMASDAFFPFRDGIDAANEAGITAVIQPGGSMRDDETIAAANEHGMAMVFTSMRHFRH is encoded by the coding sequence ATGAGTAATGATACCCGCCCTGTAAAACGGGCCCTGATGAGCGTTTCAGACAAAACCGGCATTGTAGAGCTGAGCAAGGCATTAATTGATGCAGGCGTTGAAATTCTTTCTACAGGTGGCACAGCCAAATTACTGGCTGATAATAACCTGCCCGTTACTGAAGTTTCTGAGCACACCGGTTTTCCTGAAATGATGGATGGCCGGGTTAAAACCCTGCACCCTAAAATTCATGGTGGCATATTAGGCCGTCGCGGTATTGACGACGAAGTAATGCAGGCAAATGACATTGCTCCTATTGATCTGGTAGTTGTTAACCTCTACCCATTTGAAGCGACTGTTGCAAAACCCGATTGCAGCCTTGAAGATGCTATTGAGAATATAGACATTGGTGGCCCCACCATGGTTCGCGCGACTGCAAAAAACCATGCATTTGTCACTATAGTTGTAGACCCTGCAGATTACGCCAGAGTAACCAATGAAATTAAAGCCGGTGGCATAGATCAGGCAACTCGTTTTGACCTGGCTGTTAAAGCATTTGAGCACACTTCAAATTATGACGGTGCTATTGCTAATTATCTTGGCACTATCAATGCCGATGGTAGCCAGTCTAACTTCCCTCGCACTATCAATATGCAGTTCGATAAAGTACAGGAAATGCGCTACGGCGAGAACCCTCACCAGCAGGCAGCATTCTACAAAGAAGCAAACCCTGCTGAAGTTTCTGTTGCCAGTGCAACTCAGGTTCAGGGCAAGGAACTGTCTTATAACAATGTAGCCGATACAGATGCTGCTCTTGAATGCGTTAAATCATTCCCGGAACCCGCGTGCGTTATCGTAAAACATGCCAACCCCTGTGGCGTTGCCATTGCTGACAATGCAATGGATGCATATGAAGGTGCATACAAAACAGACCCCACATCAGCTTTTGGCGGTATCATCGCGTTTAATCGCACACTCGAAGAAGATGTTGCAGCTGAAATAATTAAACGTCAGTTTGTTGAAGTCATTATTGCACCAGAAGTAAGTGATGCAGCAAAAACAGTATTATCTGAAAAGAAAAATGTTCGTGTTTTAGAATGCGGACAGTGGGATAAACAGGTTCCTGCTCTTGATTTTAAACGCATCAATGGCGGATTACTGGTACAGGATCGCGATCTTGGCATGGTTGGTATTGACGACCTTCAGGTTGTTACTGAAAAGAAACCGACTGAAGATCAAATGCGCGATTTATTATTCGCATGGAAAGTTGCCAAATTTGTTAAATCTAATGCCATTGTTTATGTTCAAAATCAGATGACTATTGGTGTTGGTGCGGGTCAGATGAGCCGTGTTTATTCTGCGAAAATTGCAGGCATTAAAGCATCTGATGAAAACCTGCAGGTTGAAGGTTCTGTTATGGCATCTGATGCGTTCTTCCCTTTCCGGGATGGAATCGATGCCGCAAATGAAGCCGGTATTACTGCGGTAATACAGCCAGGTGGTTCAATGCGTGATGATGAAACTATTGCTGCCGCCAATGAACACGGCATGGCAATGGTATTTACCAGCATGAGACATTTCCGTCACTAA
- a CDS encoding phosphoribosylamine--glycine ligase, giving the protein MNILIIGGGGREHALAWKAAQSEDVKTVFVAPGNAGTAHEDKVKNIDINAEDIDALKQFAMQNEIALTIVGPEAPLVNGVVDSFQAAGLKIFGPTRGAAQLEGSKAFTKDFLARNNIPTAAYGNFTDEAEAITYIKQQGAPIVIKADGLAAGKGVILAQTEDEAIDAVKDMLSGNSFGDAGARVVIEEFLTGEEASFICMIDGKNILPMATSQDHKARDEGDTGPNTGGMGAYSPAPLVTDEIHQTVIDEVIRPTVDGMAKEGHSFTGFLYAGLMIENNKPKVLEYNVRFGDPETQPIMMRLQSDLVELCLAAVDGKLDQQSTRWDSQYALGVVLAAGGYPESYNKGDVISGLEGLDTHKSKVFHAGSAIKDGQIITNGGRVLCACGMGNTVAEAQKAAYEIVEKIHWDKVYYRKDIGFKAI; this is encoded by the coding sequence ATGAATATACTTATCATAGGCGGCGGTGGTCGCGAACACGCTCTGGCCTGGAAGGCTGCTCAGTCTGAAGACGTTAAAACTGTTTTCGTTGCACCTGGTAATGCGGGCACAGCCCATGAAGATAAAGTAAAAAATATTGATATCAATGCTGAAGATATTGATGCGCTAAAACAGTTTGCGATGCAAAACGAAATAGCCCTGACCATTGTTGGCCCTGAGGCACCTCTGGTAAATGGTGTTGTTGATAGTTTTCAGGCGGCAGGTTTAAAAATATTTGGCCCAACTCGTGGCGCAGCACAACTTGAAGGCTCCAAAGCATTCACTAAAGATTTTCTTGCTCGAAATAATATCCCCACTGCTGCTTACGGTAACTTCACTGATGAAGCCGAAGCTATTACTTACATAAAACAACAGGGTGCGCCTATTGTAATTAAGGCGGATGGTCTGGCTGCAGGTAAAGGCGTTATTCTTGCGCAAACCGAAGATGAAGCCATTGATGCGGTTAAAGATATGTTGTCGGGCAATAGCTTTGGTGATGCAGGTGCACGAGTCGTAATTGAAGAATTTTTAACCGGTGAAGAAGCCAGTTTCATCTGCATGATCGACGGCAAAAATATATTACCTATGGCAACGTCACAAGATCATAAAGCACGTGATGAAGGCGACACAGGGCCAAATACCGGTGGCATGGGCGCTTACTCACCCGCTCCTCTGGTAACTGATGAAATTCACCAGACAGTCATTGATGAAGTTATTCGCCCGACGGTGGACGGCATGGCAAAAGAAGGCCATTCATTTACCGGTTTTTTATATGCAGGTTTAATGATTGAAAATAATAAACCAAAAGTTCTGGAATACAATGTCCGTTTTGGTGACCCTGAAACTCAACCGATTATGATGCGCTTACAATCTGATCTGGTTGAATTATGTCTTGCAGCCGTTGATGGCAAACTGGATCAGCAAAGTACTCGTTGGGACTCACAGTATGCTTTAGGAGTTGTACTCGCTGCGGGTGGTTATCCCGAAAGCTACAATAAAGGTGACGTTATTAGTGGCCTTGAAGGCCTGGACACCCACAAATCTAAAGTATTTCATGCAGGCTCCGCAATTAAAGACGGACAGATTATAACCAATGGCGGACGCGTATTATGTGCATGTGGCATGGGGAATACTGTCGCAGAAGCACAGAAAGCCGCATATGAAATTGTTGAAAAAATACACTGGGATAAAGTATATTATCGTAAAGATATCGGCTTTAAGGCAATTTAA
- a CDS encoding electron transport complex subunit RsxA, whose amino-acid sequence MTEYALILISTIWVNNFVLVKFLGLCPFMGVSRKLETAIGMALATTFVLTLSSICSYLVNQYILLPLDIVYLRTIMFILVIAVVVQFTEMVVHKTSPVLYNVLGIFLPLITTNCAVLGVALLNTQEQHGFLQSVFYGFGASVGFSMVLILFSGIRERIAVADVPEAFQGTAIAMITAGIMSLAFMGFIGLVN is encoded by the coding sequence ATGACTGAATACGCACTAATCTTAATCAGTACTATATGGGTAAACAATTTCGTATTAGTGAAATTTCTCGGTCTGTGCCCGTTTATGGGGGTTTCACGTAAGCTCGAAACCGCTATAGGCATGGCTCTGGCAACCACTTTTGTGCTTACACTTTCATCTATATGCAGTTATCTGGTTAACCAGTATATTCTGTTACCCCTCGATATTGTCTACTTACGCACTATTATGTTTATTCTGGTGATTGCCGTTGTTGTGCAATTTACTGAAATGGTCGTACATAAAACCAGTCCGGTACTCTATAACGTACTGGGCATTTTCCTGCCTTTAATTACCACCAACTGCGCTGTACTCGGTGTTGCTCTGCTCAATACACAGGAACAACACGGTTTTCTTCAATCGGTTTTTTACGGTTTTGGTGCTTCTGTTGGTTTCTCAATGGTATTAATACTCTTTTCCGGTATACGTGAACGTATAGCGGTTGCCGATGTGCCCGAAGCCTTTCAGGGCACCGCAATTGCTATGATTACTGCTGGTATAATGTCACTGGCCTTTATGGGCTTTATTGGTCTGGTGAATTAA
- a CDS encoding electron transport complex subunit RsxB encodes MSILVAVITLAIISLLFGILLGYTSVKFHVEGDPIVDKIDALLPQTQCGQCTFPGCRPYAEAIGSGEANINQCPPGGEVTMLALSELLGVEPVALDEELASDPEKTVVYVDEQTCIGCTLCIQACPVDAILGAAKQMHTIIEAECTGCDLCIPPCPVDCIHIKTVKPELDTWRWSLPESDDTTPKA; translated from the coding sequence ATGTCGATACTTGTTGCTGTTATCACACTGGCCATTATTTCGCTTTTATTCGGTATTTTGCTGGGTTATACCTCGGTCAAATTTCACGTAGAAGGTGACCCCATTGTTGATAAAATAGATGCACTACTGCCTCAGACACAATGTGGTCAATGTACATTCCCCGGATGCCGCCCCTATGCAGAGGCTATCGGCAGTGGTGAAGCGAATATTAATCAGTGCCCTCCTGGCGGAGAGGTCACGATGCTTGCACTATCCGAGCTATTAGGTGTAGAACCTGTTGCACTTGACGAGGAACTTGCGAGTGATCCCGAAAAAACAGTTGTTTATGTTGATGAGCAAACCTGTATAGGTTGCACATTATGTATTCAGGCATGCCCGGTTGATGCCATATTAGGCGCTGCCAAGCAAATGCATACTATTATAGAAGCTGAATGTACGGGTTGTGATTTATGCATCCCTCCCTGCCCGGTTGATTGTATTCATATAAAAACAGTTAAACCCGAACTGGATACCTGGCGCTGGTCATTACCTGAATCCGATGACACAACACCCAAAGCATGA
- a CDS encoding electron transport complex subunit RsxC: MTRSSQQLWHFHGGLKLDSNKAMSTSAPIVKANMPKRLVLPVQQHIGEAGQLLVTIGDRVLKGQPVTESTEYISAPIHAPTSGTIIDIDKFPAPHPSGLNTLCVVIEPDGEDKWVELETTLYPNTKSPSELRQIIRNAGIVGLGGAAFPTAVKVNQGPGAHIETLIINGAECEPYISCDDMQMREYANELISGCEIIQYIISATHCLIAIEDNKPEAITAIETVIKEKALHTIEVVRIPTLYPTGGEKQLIKVLTQKEVPSDGFPSDIGLLVQNVGTAVAVHNAVVRGEPLISRIVTITGDGVNQPQNMEVLFGTFISELIEQSGGYHEDASKLIMGGPMMGFTLQTDHLPVIKGSNCILVENTPIETPATMPCIRCGACAAVCPAQLLPQQLFWMASSKNFDLVQDYHLFDCIECGCCAQVCPSQIPLVQYYRFAKTEIWNQERDKIKSDHARVRHDFKQARLDREKIERAEKLRKKKELLEKKKMAEAAAKKEEGDNEVDPKKAAIEAAMKRVQDKKAAKLASKENIHEK; encoded by the coding sequence ATGACGCGATCTTCTCAACAGCTCTGGCATTTTCACGGTGGCTTGAAACTCGACAGCAATAAAGCAATGTCGACCAGCGCACCAATTGTTAAAGCCAATATGCCCAAACGTCTGGTATTGCCAGTGCAACAGCATATTGGTGAAGCTGGTCAGTTACTGGTAACCATCGGTGACAGGGTATTAAAAGGACAACCCGTTACAGAAAGCACTGAATACATAAGTGCGCCAATTCATGCACCTACATCCGGCACAATTATCGACATTGATAAATTTCCTGCACCTCACCCTTCTGGTTTGAATACACTGTGTGTAGTAATAGAACCTGATGGTGAAGACAAATGGGTCGAACTGGAAACAACGCTTTACCCAAACACAAAATCACCCTCTGAATTACGCCAGATAATACGTAATGCAGGTATTGTGGGTTTAGGCGGTGCTGCTTTTCCTACCGCAGTAAAAGTAAATCAGGGTCCGGGAGCCCATATTGAAACACTGATTATTAACGGAGCTGAATGTGAACCTTATATCAGTTGCGATGATATGCAGATGCGAGAATATGCGAATGAGCTTATTTCTGGCTGTGAAATTATCCAGTATATTATCTCGGCCACACATTGCCTGATCGCAATTGAGGATAATAAGCCCGAAGCAATAACAGCCATTGAAACTGTTATAAAAGAAAAAGCATTACATACCATCGAGGTAGTGCGCATACCAACACTCTACCCTACCGGTGGTGAAAAACAGTTAATTAAAGTACTTACTCAAAAAGAAGTACCCAGTGATGGCTTTCCTTCAGATATTGGTTTACTAGTACAAAATGTCGGTACAGCAGTCGCAGTTCATAATGCAGTTGTTCGTGGTGAGCCACTTATATCACGCATTGTTACGATTACTGGTGATGGTGTAAATCAACCACAAAATATGGAAGTATTATTCGGTACATTTATATCTGAATTAATCGAGCAATCCGGTGGCTACCATGAAGATGCCAGTAAGTTGATTATGGGTGGACCAATGATGGGCTTCACCCTACAGACAGATCACTTACCTGTTATTAAAGGCAGTAACTGTATTCTGGTAGAAAATACACCAATAGAAACACCCGCGACCATGCCATGCATTCGTTGTGGTGCCTGCGCAGCTGTTTGCCCTGCACAACTTTTACCTCAGCAACTTTTCTGGATGGCCAGTTCAAAAAATTTCGATCTTGTGCAGGATTACCATTTATTTGACTGCATTGAATGCGGATGTTGCGCTCAGGTCTGCCCTAGCCAGATTCCACTGGTTCAATATTATCGATTTGCAAAAACAGAAATATGGAATCAGGAACGGGACAAAATTAAATCCGACCACGCCCGTGTTCGCCATGACTTTAAACAGGCTCGCCTTGACAGAGAAAAGATAGAACGCGCAGAAAAGTTACGCAAGAAAAAAGAATTACTCGAAAAGAAAAAAATGGCAGAAGCAGCTGCAAAAAAAGAAGAAGGTGACAATGAAGTTGACCCGAAAAAAGCAGCTATTGAAGCAGCCATGAAACGGGTACAGGATAAAAAAGCGGCGAAACTTGCAAGCAAAGAGAACATTCATGAGAAGTAA
- a CDS encoding electron transport complex subunit RsxD produces MLFKTASSPHIAQQNSIQTLMFKVLLAMVPGTIAMILFFGWGVLINIILASVVALSAEALMLWIRKRPIKPYITDGSALLTACLLALALPQLAPWWLTVIGTLFAIIFAKHLFGGLGFNPFNPAMVGYVVVIISFPREMTQWVPPLLETYTQLTFTETLNIIFGGNLPLTYTWDAITMATPLDTVKTQLGLELSINEIENHKIYGPMFGSVGGFGWEWVNGLFLATGLYLALKNIIDWRIPAGLIIALLVLSNTFALYDYASFTPPTFHLFSGGIMLAAFFIATDPITASTTTKGRWLYGAGIGIFIFIIRTWGAYPDGIAFAVLLMNMAVPLLDYYTMPRAFGHSWTEFPHHHKVDDDEQ; encoded by the coding sequence ATGCTATTTAAAACTGCCAGCTCACCACACATAGCACAGCAAAACAGCATTCAGACTTTAATGTTTAAAGTTTTGCTAGCTATGGTTCCTGGCACAATTGCTATGATTCTTTTCTTTGGCTGGGGTGTATTAATAAATATTATTCTTGCTTCTGTGGTTGCATTATCTGCTGAGGCATTAATGTTATGGATACGAAAACGCCCGATAAAACCTTATATTACAGATGGTAGTGCACTACTTACCGCATGCTTGCTTGCACTTGCTCTACCGCAGTTAGCACCCTGGTGGTTAACCGTTATCGGTACATTGTTTGCAATAATTTTTGCCAAGCATTTATTTGGAGGTCTGGGATTCAACCCCTTCAACCCTGCAATGGTAGGTTATGTGGTTGTTATCATTTCCTTTCCTCGCGAAATGACTCAATGGGTTCCACCTTTGTTAGAGACTTATACCCAACTTACATTTACTGAAACGTTAAATATTATTTTTGGTGGAAATTTACCACTCACCTATACCTGGGATGCTATTACTATGGCAACACCTCTGGATACGGTAAAAACTCAATTAGGTCTTGAACTAAGTATTAATGAAATTGAAAATCATAAAATCTATGGCCCGATGTTTGGCTCGGTCGGTGGTTTTGGGTGGGAGTGGGTTAATGGATTATTTCTGGCGACAGGATTATATCTTGCGTTAAAAAACATTATAGACTGGCGCATTCCCGCTGGACTGATTATTGCGCTTTTAGTTTTATCAAATACATTTGCGCTTTACGATTACGCTTCATTTACTCCACCTACTTTCCATTTATTTAGTGGTGGCATTATGTTAGCTGCCTTTTTTATTGCAACTGATCCTATAACCGCTTCAACCACAACAAAAGGACGTTGGCTTTATGGTGCAGGCATTGGCATATTTATTTTTATTATTCGCACATGGGGCGCTTACCCGGACGGTATCGCCTTTGCAGTCCTCTTGATGAATATGGCTGTGCCATTACTTGATTATTACACTATGCCCCGGGCTTTTGGTCATAGCTGGACAGAATTTCCACATCACCATAAAGTAGATGATGATGAGCAATAA
- a CDS encoding electron transport complex subunit RsxG encodes MLVSGLILGLFAVIGTTLVGITFQATSEQIADNERLALLRKLNQILPSEKYDNDLLHTTINIEADHRLGQDKTSTIYIAKRQNEVSAMIFSVIAPKGYSGEIKMLVGINIDGTLAGVRIVSHKETPGLGDAMETEKSDWVYAFNGKSLHSPAEKQWKVKRDGGVFDQFTGATITPRAVVQAVHLCLVYFDRHKKELLAQYESQTPSPTPENKTNDTEKSQINLHINEVNA; translated from the coding sequence ATTTTAGTCAGCGGATTAATACTCGGCCTGTTTGCCGTTATTGGTACAACTCTTGTCGGTATCACTTTTCAGGCAACGTCTGAACAGATTGCTGATAATGAACGCCTTGCCCTGCTAAGAAAACTTAATCAGATATTACCCAGTGAAAAATACGACAATGATCTATTACATACGACCATTAACATCGAAGCAGATCATCGATTAGGCCAGGATAAAACTTCTACCATTTATATAGCTAAACGCCAGAACGAAGTCAGTGCAATGATTTTTTCAGTCATTGCACCAAAAGGTTATAGCGGTGAAATTAAAATGCTAGTGGGCATTAATATAGACGGAACACTGGCAGGCGTTCGAATCGTAAGCCATAAAGAGACTCCTGGGCTAGGTGATGCAATGGAAACTGAAAAAAGCGACTGGGTATATGCTTTTAATGGAAAATCTTTACATTCACCCGCGGAAAAACAATGGAAAGTTAAACGCGATGGCGGTGTATTTGATCAGTTTACCGGTGCTACAATTACACCTCGAGCAGTCGTTCAGGCTGTACATTTATGTCTGGTATACTTTGACAGGCATAAAAAAGAATTACTGGCACAGTATGAATCACAGACACCATCACCAACACCTGAGAACAAAACTAACGACACAGAAAAAAGTCAGATAAACCTACATATAAACGAAGTGAACGCATAA
- a CDS encoding electron transport complex subunit RsxE (in Excherichia coli RsxABCDEG reduces SoxR which turns off induction of SoxS transcription factor in the absence of oxidizing agents; similar to the rnfABCDGE operon in Rhodobacter capsulatus involved in transferring electrons to nitrogenase), with protein sequence MNDDNYNEISKNGLWNNNVALVQLLGLCPLLAVTGTVINGLGLGMATMLTLIISNAVVSLIRHLVRPEVRVPVFVLVIASVVTAIELSMNAWLYELYTVLGIFIPLIVTNCGILARAEAFASKNRLLPSIVDGLMMGFGFTLVLVTLGAIREILGYGTFFSNAHLMFGESARNWTWVFVEDYSGFLLAILPPGAFIGMGLIIALKNVIDNRNKKKKTLSASQTISATEVSV encoded by the coding sequence GTGAATGACGACAACTATAACGAGATCAGTAAAAATGGACTGTGGAACAATAATGTTGCACTGGTACAACTGTTAGGTCTCTGCCCTTTACTTGCGGTAACAGGTACAGTGATAAATGGTCTGGGGTTAGGCATGGCAACCATGTTAACGCTGATTATATCCAATGCTGTTGTCTCCCTCATCCGTCATCTGGTACGACCAGAAGTGCGAGTACCCGTTTTCGTTCTGGTCATTGCATCGGTAGTCACCGCGATAGAGTTATCCATGAATGCCTGGTTATACGAACTGTATACTGTACTGGGTATTTTCATTCCATTAATCGTCACCAACTGCGGCATTCTCGCCAGAGCTGAAGCATTCGCATCTAAAAACAGACTATTACCTTCTATAGTTGATGGCCTTATGATGGGATTTGGGTTCACACTGGTACTGGTTACACTGGGCGCTATCAGAGAAATACTCGGCTATGGCACATTTTTTAGTAATGCACATCTAATGTTCGGTGAAAGCGCACGTAACTGGACATGGGTATTTGTTGAAGATTACTCAGGCTTTTTATTAGCTATTCTTCCCCCGGGCGCATTTATTGGTATGGGTTTAATTATTGCACTAAAAAATGTCATCGATAATCGAAATAAGAAGAAAAAGACACTTAGCGCATCTCAGACAATTTCTGCAACTGAAGTTTCTGTTTAA
- the nth gene encoding endonuclease III: MNKLKRSEIFSRLQAEDPEPKTELEYTSPFELLVAVALSAQSTDKGVNKATRKLFAIANTPEKILKLGESGLKKHIKTIGLYNTKATNIIKTCKMLIELHNSEVPDDQQALEALAGVGRKTANVVRNTAFGHPTMAVDTHIFRVSNRTKIAPGKNVLEVEKKLLKFIPEEYMLNAHHWLILHGRYTCIARKPRCGSCIIEDLCEFKQKNID; the protein is encoded by the coding sequence ATGAATAAACTGAAACGCAGTGAAATATTTTCACGACTACAGGCGGAAGACCCTGAACCCAAAACAGAGCTGGAATACACATCACCATTTGAGTTACTGGTGGCGGTTGCTTTATCGGCTCAATCAACAGACAAAGGCGTAAATAAAGCCACCAGAAAATTATTTGCTATTGCAAATACACCAGAAAAAATATTAAAGCTAGGTGAAAGCGGTTTAAAAAAACACATAAAAACAATTGGTTTATATAACACCAAAGCCACAAATATTATAAAAACCTGCAAGATGCTAATCGAGCTCCACAATTCAGAAGTGCCTGATGATCAACAAGCACTTGAAGCCCTGGCGGGTGTTGGCAGAAAAACAGCTAATGTTGTTCGTAACACTGCTTTTGGTCATCCTACTATGGCTGTAGATACCCATATCTTTCGGGTTTCAAATCGAACAAAAATCGCACCGGGAAAAAATGTTCTGGAGGTGGAAAAAAAATTACTTAAGTTTATACCTGAAGAATATATGCTGAATGCCCATCACTGGCTTATTTTACATGGGCGATATACCTGTATTGCACGTAAACCTCGCTGCGGCTCATGTATAATTGAAGACCTTTGCGAATTTAAACAGAAGAATATTGATTAG